The proteins below are encoded in one region of Apium graveolens cultivar Ventura chromosome 4, ASM990537v1, whole genome shotgun sequence:
- the LOC141717255 gene encoding putative ETHYLENE INSENSITIVE 3-like 4 protein produces MMVEIHEVNDVESPIEVVTEEEEEEEEDEDDISYNELKDRMWKDRVRMQKLKAKREEEPESSEARLELLRRKKMSRSQDAVLKYMVKIMEVCNAQGFVYGIVTEKGKPVTGSSDSLRHWWKEGVRFDLNAPAAIATFLPPVIKQAAEMDPISSMYLLQDLQDSTLGSLISALMQHCIPPQRRFPLERGLAPPWWPTGNELWWGDQGSTSQEQGAPPYRKPHDLKKTWKVSVLAAIIKHMSLNLDRTRRLVKQSKCLQNKMTSKETASLSKVINQEEALVKLTQKSLNISNASATEGHASSLDSHRYLHSNQKRKCKFGQESLAEKLYSCQNNECPQNKLAIGFSDRKSRTDHEARCVHGPINDGPRTLEIFTSSTPTGVYPPIDSEVAQRDGMEGSVVNDNEWMNMDMEKDEERLVAREGQASSSSVEDYGHYWGENVFEQVHFEEIFGIHREQMDLNVTPPPYKGVLDEHGTASIWDLGYESPEEH; encoded by the coding sequence ATGATGGTGGAGATACATGAAGTTAATGATGTTGAAAGTCCAATTGAAGTAGTAAcagaagaggaagaggaagaggaagaagacGAGGATGATATTAGCTATAATGAACTGAAGGATAGGATGTGGAAGGATCGTGTGCGGATGCAAAAGCTCAAGGCCAAGAGGGAGGAGGAGCCTGAGTCATCAGAGGCTAGACTGGAGCTGTTGAGGCGAAAAAAGATGTCAAGATCACAAGATGCTGTGCTCAAGTATATGGTCAAGATCATGGAGGTTTGCAACGCACAAGGGTTTGTTTATGGCATTGTTACGGAGAAAGGGAAGCCTGTAACTGGTTCCTCTGATAGTCTTCGCCATTGGTGGAAAGAGGGTGTCCGATTTGATTTGAATGCTCCGGCTGCTATAGCCACTTTCCTGCCTCCCGTTATCAAGCAGGCAGCTGAGATGGACCCTATTTCATCTATGTATCTCTTGCAAGACTTGCAAGATTCTACTCTAGGGTCACTCATATCTGCTCTTATGCAACACTGCATCCCTCCTCAGAGGAGGTTTCCTTTGGAGAGGGGCTTGGCCCCTCCATGGTGGCCAACAGGAAACGAACTCTGGTGGGGCGATCAGGGATCAACTTCTCAAGAACAAGGGGCACCACCTTACAGGAAGCCTCATGACTTGAAAAAGACCTGGAAGGTGAGTGTTTTGGCTGCAATTATCAAACACATGTCTCTTAACTTAGACCGTACGAGACGGTTAGTGAAGCAGTCCAAGTGCTTACAAAATAAGATGACATCAAAGGAGACAGCATCTTTGTCTAAAGTAATTAATCAAGAAGAAGCCCTTGTAAAGTTGACTCAAAAGTCACTCAACATATCAAATGCTTCTGCAACAGAAGGTCATGCAAGCAGTTTGGACAGTCACAGGTACTTGCACAGCAACCAAAAGAGGAAATGCAAGTTTGGTCAAGAGTCCTTGGCGGAAAAATTATATAGTTGTCAGAACAATGAATGTCCACAAAATAAGCTAGCAATAGGCTTTAGTGACAGGAAGTCACGAACTGACCATGAAGCGAGGTGTGTTCACGGCCCTATAAATGATGGTCCAAGAACTCTGGAGATATTCACCTCGAGTACTCCAACAGGTGTTTATCCACCAATAGATTCGGAAGTTGCACAACGTGATGGGATGGAAGGAAGTGTTGTGAATGATAACGAGTGGATGAATATGGATATGGAAAAGGATGAAGAACGCCTTGTAGCACGAGAGGGGCAGGCAAGTTCGAGTTCAGTGGAAGATTATGGACACTACTGGGGAGAAAATGTATTTGAACAGGTTCACTTTGAAGAGATTTTTGGCATTCATAGAGAACAGATGGACCTAAACGTGACTCCACCACCTTACAAGGGGGTTTTAGATGAACATGGAACAGCTTCAATATGGGATTTGGGATACGAGTCACCTGAAGAACATTGA